A portion of the candidate division TA06 bacterium genome contains these proteins:
- a CDS encoding tyrosine-type recombinase/integrase → MNDILSAFTGQLKVKNYSAKSIAAYSGHLAGFFAYLKSQGIGDIRQVNKGAITAYLLSLREHLTKAGKPYSTSTMCLKVRAVKRLFEYLEKANVVLINPAEDIKEPKKATSLPRSVLTPEEARKILDAPNLSTTAGIRARAILEAFYSTGLRLEEMARLTIYDCDLQGGYLRVNKGKGAKDRVIPLGKHAARFLKEYITHIRPQWTKNNKGVKALLVNRQGQALSTEVIGIMVRTYARKAGITKKVSPHTFRHTFATQLVKNGADITAVQKMLGHSDLSATQVYLRVAGTEVKRTHSKSHPREREKEPGITPHIKSIKQPPQRQLPHKQSLHRPRQLP, encoded by the coding sequence ATGAACGACATCCTATCAGCTTTTACCGGTCAACTCAAGGTGAAGAACTACTCGGCCAAAAGCATTGCGGCCTACAGCGGGCATCTGGCGGGCTTCTTCGCCTATCTTAAGAGCCAGGGCATCGGCGATATCCGGCAGGTCAACAAGGGCGCGATCACAGCCTACCTGCTATCTCTCCGCGAGCATCTTACCAAAGCAGGCAAGCCCTACAGCACGTCTACCATGTGCCTTAAGGTGCGGGCAGTCAAGCGGCTGTTTGAATATCTGGAAAAGGCCAACGTGGTGTTGATCAATCCGGCCGAAGACATCAAGGAGCCTAAAAAAGCAACTTCGTTGCCGCGAAGCGTTTTGACACCTGAAGAAGCCAGGAAGATACTTGATGCGCCAAATCTGTCAACCACGGCGGGCATCAGGGCCAGGGCTATTTTAGAGGCGTTCTACTCCACAGGCTTGAGGTTGGAGGAGATGGCCAGACTTACCATCTACGACTGCGACCTGCAGGGTGGATATCTTCGGGTAAACAAAGGCAAGGGGGCCAAGGACAGGGTGATCCCCTTGGGAAAACATGCGGCGCGGTTTTTGAAGGAGTACATCACCCATATCCGGCCGCAGTGGACGAAGAATAATAAAGGGGTTAAGGCCCTGCTTGTCAATCGTCAGGGCCAGGCCCTGTCCACGGAGGTCATCGGCATCATGGTCAGGACATATGCCCGTAAAGCGGGCATCACAAAGAAGGTGTCACCCCATACCTTCCGGCATACCTTCGCCACGCAGTTAGTGAAGAACGGGGCGGACATCACGGCGGTGCAGAAGATGCTGGGGCACTCTGACCTGTCGGCCACCCAGGTCTACCTGAGGGTGGCCGGCACAGAGGTCAAGCGGACGCACAGCAAGTCGCATCCCAGGGAAAGGGAGAAAGAGCCAGGCATCACGCCGCATATTAAATCCATCAAGCAACCGCCTCAGAGGCAATTGCCTCATAAGCAATCGCTTCACCGGCCCCGGCAACTGCCATGA
- a CDS encoding tyrosine-type recombinase/integrase yields MIDRVLITKKYRDHLAVKNFSKVTVKCYASLLNCFFNYLEEAGIKDITAAGKDAIRDYQAHCYETVNARGEPNCVGTQNNHLKAVKCFFRFLRQEDYIVADPSKDVDFARKPKRLPRSILTPAEMRKLLHAPDVKTTLGYRDRTILELLYTSGLRKAEIEVLQLADVDYHEGFVRVNAGKGNKDRVVPIGKISCRYLENYVKGVRPALIRDPLNNHLFLTLSGKRFGSSALWFMVKYYARKARIKKNISPHSFRHTCATLMLRNKANIRHIQEMLGHENLNTTQIYAQVSIADLKEVHSRCHPREQDKE; encoded by the coding sequence ATGATCGACCGGGTTCTTATAACCAAGAAGTACCGGGATCACCTGGCCGTAAAAAACTTCTCAAAGGTGACGGTCAAGTGCTATGCATCTCTTCTTAACTGCTTCTTCAACTACCTGGAAGAAGCGGGCATCAAGGACATCACGGCGGCGGGCAAGGATGCCATCAGGGATTACCAGGCGCATTGTTACGAGACGGTAAACGCCCGGGGCGAGCCCAACTGCGTGGGCACCCAGAACAACCACCTTAAGGCCGTAAAATGCTTCTTCCGCTTTTTGCGCCAGGAGGACTACATAGTGGCTGATCCTTCCAAGGATGTGGACTTTGCCCGCAAGCCCAAGCGTCTGCCGCGCTCGATCCTTACGCCTGCGGAGATGCGGAAGCTGCTGCATGCGCCGGATGTCAAGACCACCTTAGGCTATCGCGACAGAACCATCCTGGAACTGCTCTACACCTCGGGCTTGCGCAAGGCCGAGATAGAGGTTCTGCAGTTGGCCGACGTGGACTATCACGAAGGCTTTGTCCGGGTAAATGCCGGCAAGGGGAACAAGGACAGGGTGGTGCCGATAGGGAAGATCTCCTGCCGGTACTTGGAGAACTATGTCAAGGGGGTGCGGCCGGCGTTGATCCGGGACCCGTTGAACAACCACCTGTTTTTGACCCTGTCCGGCAAAAGGTTCGGCTCAAGCGCGCTGTGGTTTATGGTCAAGTATTATGCCAGGAAAGCCCGGATAAAGAAGAACATCAGCCCGCACAGCTTCCGCCACACCTGCGCCACGCTGATGCTTAGGAACAAGGCCAATATCAGACACATCCAGGAGATGCTGGGCCACGAGAATCTTAACACCACGCAAATCTACGCCCAGGTGAGCATCGCCGATCTCAAGGAAGTGCACAGCAGATGCCACCCCAGGGAGCAGGACAAAGAATAG